Proteins encoded together in one Solanum lycopersicum chromosome 7, SLM_r2.1 window:
- the LOC101246550 gene encoding sterol 24-C-methyltransferase erg6 codes for MGKAGRDWGQIYSIYGVDDWQTPMFLLIHAIFFSVLSVIFLVYFEPICYFFHHFLPGPSSARFAAGFTGSVTALSAVCLFYAAGNIFYSSVSLHWEMAQRMVNAVGDWSSVKHALDLGCGRGILLNAVALQLKKSGSSGRVVGLHPTPNCSLSTLRTAGIEGVQEYVTCRSGDPRKLPFSDNYFDVVASAAFVHTVGKEFGQKTAVAAAERMRVLGEVVRVLKPGGVGVVWDLMHAPEYVKRLQELKMEDIRVSERVTAFMVNSHVIVFNKPCQHIVGPNEVRLDWRLNNLC; via the coding sequence ATGGGGAAAGCTGGTAGAGATTGGGGACAGATCTATTCAATTTACGGTGTTGATGATTGGCAAACACCGATGTTTCTGCTAATTCATGCTATTTTCTTCTCTGTACTGTCTGTGATTTTTCTAGTTTATTTTGAACCTATCTGCTATTTCTTCCACCATTTTTTACCTGGACCAAGTTCAGCTCGTTTCGCCGCTGGATTCACCGGTTCCGTCACAGCACTCTCTGCGGTTTGCCTTTTCTACGCCGCCGGCAACATTTTTTACTCCTCCGTTTCGCTTCACTGGGAAATGGCACAGAGGATGGTGAACGCCGTCGGTGATTGGTCTTCCGTTAAGCATGCGCTTGACCTTGGCTGTGGCAGAGGGATCCTCCTCAACGCCGTCGCTCTACAGCTGAAGAAATCCGGGTCATCCGGTCGGGTCGTCGGGTTACATCCAACACCGAATTGTTCTCTGTCTACTCTACGAACTGCAGGGATTGAAGGTGTTCAGGAGTATGTAACGTGCCGGTCAGGTGACCCGAGGAAACTTCCGTTCAGTGATAACTACTTCGACGTGGTGGCGTCGGCGGCGTTTGTGCACACGGTGGGGAAGGAGTTTGGTCAGAAAACAGCGGTAGCGGCGGCGGAGAGGATGAGGGTGTTGGGTGAGGTGGTGAGGGTGCTGAAACCCGGCGGCGTTGGGGTGGTGTGGGATCTGATGCACGCGCCGGAGTACGTGAAGAGACTGCAGGAATTGAAGATGGAAGATATTCGGGTTTCGGAGCGGGTCACGGCGTTTATGGTAAACAGCCACGTCATCGTATTCAACAAGCCATGTCAGCATATTGTGGGACCCAATGAAGTTAGATTGGATTGGAGACTCAACAATCTTTGTTGA